The uncultured Bacteroides sp. genome includes the window AGGTAGGGGTGGCCACTACGGTTAGCATTGATCATGCAACCCCGGCAGTATTTTATGCACATCAGGCCAAACGTAGTATGTATTATGAAATAGCAACCGATTTGCCTAAATCAGGTTTTGATTTCTTTGCCGGTTCGGGATTTCTTAAACCGGATAAATCTTTTGATGAAAAAGATGCTCCTAGTGTATTTCCTATGTTTGAAAAGGCCGGATATATTTTAGCCAAAGGTTTTGATGATTTTAAGCAGAAAGCTCCTAATGCGAAGAAAATGATTTTGATGGCGAGAGAAGGTGCCAGTGCAGTGTCTCTTCCTTATGCAATAGATAGCAAAAAGGGAGATTTGACACTTGCTCAGATTACCGAGGCTGCAATCTCTGTCTTGACAAAGGATAATAAAAAAGGCTTTTTCGTGATGCTCGAAGGTGGAAAAATCGATTGGGCTTGTCATAATAATGATGCTGCAACGGCTTTTGATGAAGTGGTCGACATGGATAATGCTATTAAAGTAGCCTATGAATTTTATAAGAAACATCCTAAAGAAACACTTATAGTTATTACAGCCGATCATGAAACAGGGGGTATTGGTTTAGGGACAGGCAAATACGAATTGAACTTAAAAGCACTTCAATTCCAAAAAGAATCGGAAGAAGTTCTTTCTACTGATATTAGTGCTCTGCGTAAGTCAAAAGGTAATCAGGTGTCGTGGGATGAGGTGAAAGCATTGCTTTCCGATAAAATGGGATTCTGGACGAAATTGCCTCTTTCTTGGGAACAGGAAAAGAAATTGCGCGACGAGTACGAGAACTCTTTCGTAAAGAACAAGGTAGTGTTTGAAAAGAGCGAGTACGCAGAGAGCGAACCGCTTGCCGCCAAAGCCAAAGAGGTGATGGACGAAATTGCTATGGTGGGCTGGATTAGTGGTAACCATACAGCAGGGTATGCTCCTGTATTTGCAGTGGGAGCGGGTTCAAATTTATTCATCGGCAAGATGGATAATACCGATATCTGTAAGCGTATGGAAAAAGCAGCTGGTTATTAATTGATTTGGCTTTGTCTGGTTGAAAGACTACTACTCTAAAATAAAAGAAGCTTCTCTCAAATTAAATGAGAGGAGCTTCTTCTGTTTTTAGGATGGTAAACCTTTAGCAGTCGGCCCTATTCAGGGCGAAACAATCTGCGTGACTTGTGTTATTTTGCGTCACTTTCCCGAGGGAAATCACGCGCCGGCAAAAGCTTTGCTATAAGGCTTTTAAGAGTTATCGCGTTACTTGCGTGACTTTTTTCATAAAAGAGCTTAGCTCCTATTCTTGATGGATTCTTTTAGAGGAGTGCAAATATGGCATTTCCTCTGAGAAGAATACAACCTGATCAGTTACAATTGTAGGTCTCCTTCTATGAATTGTTCTAAGAGCAGGTTTTCTCCATCGAACACGGCATAAGAAAAATAGTTAATCCAGTCGCCTAGAATGGTAACCCGAGCTGTAGTACTTAACATGAGGTCGAGCATAATGTGCCGATGGCCGTAAATAAAGAAATTGATAGTGGGATGTTGCTTTAGGTACTCTTTAGTAAATAACACCAGGTATTCTTTGTTTTCACCCATGTAGTCGGGTTCTTTGCCGTCTGCCCGTTTCATACGGCTATGTTTGGCCCAGGTCAGTCCGAGTTCCATACTCCAGCGAGGGTGAATGGCCGAGAACAACATTTGCAGGGTATGATTATGAAAGAGTGTTCGGAGGAATTTAAACTCTGTATTCGGATCTCCCAATCCATCGCCATGGGCAAGAAAGAATTCTTTTCCGTAAATCTCTGTTGTCAGTGGCTGGGTGTGCATGATAACGCCACATTCTTTAGTTAGGTAGTCGCCGCACCAAATGTCATGATTTCCTATGAAAAAATGCACCTCTATGCCCATGTCCGTCAGTTCAGAAAGCTTTCCCAGAAAGCGGGTATAGCCTTTTGGCACTACGGTGCGGAACTCGTACCAGAAGTCGAACATGTCTCCCAGCAGGTAGATGGCTGATGCTTTGTCCTTAAT containing:
- a CDS encoding alkaline phosphatase; this encodes MKRFVYALIFVLVSGVTFAQGQAKYVFFFIGDGMGVNQVNGTEMYLAEKDGRIGATSLLFTQFPAVGVATTFSSSNSVTDSAAAGTALSTGTKTYNGAIGLDAQKNRLTTIAEKAKKAGNKVGVATTVSIDHATPAVFYAHQAKRSMYYEIATDLPKSGFDFFAGSGFLKPDKSFDEKDAPSVFPMFEKAGYILAKGFDDFKQKAPNAKKMILMAREGASAVSLPYAIDSKKGDLTLAQITEAAISVLTKDNKKGFFVMLEGGKIDWACHNNDAATAFDEVVDMDNAIKVAYEFYKKHPKETLIVITADHETGGIGLGTGKYELNLKALQFQKESEEVLSTDISALRKSKGNQVSWDEVKALLSDKMGFWTKLPLSWEQEKKLRDEYENSFVKNKVVFEKSEYAESEPLAAKAKEVMDEIAMVGWISGNHTAGYAPVFAVGAGSNLFIGKMDNTDICKRMEKAAGY
- a CDS encoding UDP-2,3-diacylglucosamine diphosphatase gives rise to the protein MKNIYFISDAHLGSRAIEHGRTQERRLVNFLDNIKDKASAIYLLGDMFDFWYEFRTVVPKGYTRFLGKLSELTDMGIEVHFFIGNHDIWCGDYLTKECGVIMHTQPLTTEIYGKEFFLAHGDGLGDPNTEFKFLRTLFHNHTLQMLFSAIHPRWSMELGLTWAKHSRMKRADGKEPDYMGENKEYLVLFTKEYLKQHPTINFFIYGHRHIMLDLMLSTTARVTILGDWINYFSYAVFDGENLLLEQFIEGDLQL